The window AATGGGCTCTTCAATGTATTAAGTAACAATAATCCCTTTATCCATTCTGTAATGGAGACTCTGCATTGTAAATAAGTGATAGATTTAACAGAGATGTACAGAAGGTCCACAACACCATATAAATAAGTGAATGTCCAAAGCGTGTGATCCTCAGAAGTAATCAGACAAGTACAACCCCAGGGACAAGCCTAACTCTATATCAAcattataaaaacacaaaaaggatATAAGGGCCAAGCACTTTCACTGGGCTGCATTGATTCCTTTAATGACCCCTTTGTCCAGCAGCCATAAGACAGACTTTAGAGCTTAGACCTTGAGATTCCTGAGCATGGACATGAGGCTAGAACCCCCACAGAGTGCAGCTTGAGGTTATAGGACAGCCATAAATCAGACCAAAGGGTTGTGGGGTCTTCTTCCATGTGTACGGCTGTGCTGGAGTTTGCAAGTATTTGAGAGATATTCCTGGATGCTCATTCCCTGCACAGTGGGAGGGAAGGAAGACTGGATTTTCCCACTATGCTCAATGATCAACAGGCAACTGGGAAAGGGCTTTTGATTCCAAATAAAACTACAGGTATTTTGGGCTGTAAAATGTTGGAATTTGGAGGATTACATGCACCCTGGGTATATCTAAAGGCACAGATCTCCTGCACTATACTCAATGTACAGCAGCTGCACTTCAACAGAAGAAGCACCTGCCAAACCATCCCCCATACAGCTGTCAGACTGCACCCCACAGGTGCAGGGCAAGCAGTGCTGAAAGATTGGGCAGCCCAAGTACAGTGCACATATGCTTTCATCTAACGCTTTATACTTCTTGGCACATTGCCCCTAGAGTGACAGTGCAGTCTGACAATTTACAGAAATAGGCCCAACATATAAAACTCATTATCCAGGACAACATTCTGCTGCAGCAAAAAAatggatttattaaaaaaatataattacaatttataaaatatatatatttacacaataaaacgGTCTCAAAATtaagacaacttttttttttacattacatacatatgtgTCATGCATGACAGGTCCGTATTGGAGAACATGTGCTTATTTTAGGAGCACTGCTGAAGTGTCCACCTCTTCATGTATCATCCCATCCTTTCCATTTCATGGTGCATTGCATTAATCCATAGGATGTCTGTATTTGGAGCAAACCTGTCCAGCTCCTATAGATTGCCCCTCATTTGTCCATCGTAAGATGGGCTCAGATTTTCAGTACCCGCTTCCAGGAAATCCTTTTTAGGCCAGCCAGGTAATATTTTCAGGTTTAGACAGTCAGGTAATAAGGACACGATCATGAAAAATTGCTTTCACTTGCAGACATATCTTTCTACAGTCCGCTCACATTTCTTACACATGACATAACAGCACCAGTAGTATTTGCATTGGCAGCGCTCCACAATGGTTTCCGTATAAACATTGTACCCACGGCCACAACACATCAGGTTACAGCTGTCACTGCCCAATGAGGTTTTGTtgcaaagtctaaaaaaaaaaaaataataaaataatttaaaataataattaatacaagcaaaataatgtacatgtgattttttttttaccaacttcTCCAGAACATTCTCATTACAAAATAAGTTCCAAAACGAACAGTTTTTTTTCAACTACATGTAGCAGGTATATGGCATCCATAGGTAGCCTCATGATTTAATAGCCACACCATGTATGTGTTTGCTTTGCCAGTTTCAACTTCTGTCAAACATACAAGCTAAATATAACTTTAACTGCCAACAAATGTAGAACCTATGACCCATGCACAGATACAGAGCACTAAGTTTGGTGTGCAGGGCTCAGACACTGACACATACAACTACCCTCTTTTGCTAGTACCGGACAGAGGGGACATTTCTTACCGATCTTGGGTTCCATATGAGCCCAGCTTGGGATTTCTGGTGCAGTAGTCAGGTGAACTATTCAAGTAAACCAATTCCGATTCTCGAACTGGCCTGATGTCCAGTTCCTTGTGCACCAAATGTTTGCGGGTTCCCATTTGTCTATGCATAACTTTAGTTGCAGCCAAGTACTTGGACTTCAGTTCATCAGCTACATGTGGCAAATCCTGAAGTCCCTTCCAGCAAGTCTTCACTGAACAGGATCCAGACACTCCATGGCACTTGCACTTTGTCTCCACCGAGTCCATTAACACCTAGTTGAAAAGAGAGAGCCAATGAGTATACTGTACAAACATGCCATTTGTAGAAGGCGTTAAAAGACAGGTGCCTTATTTTGTTGCAAGGGTATCCACAAGGCAGACAGGTAGCCCGCCTACTCTGAATGTGCTAAGGGACATCTCAACCATGTTCTAGAAGCTGAAATGTAAAATTGTGAATAACAGACCAAgttctatgtgtatatatgggtagatGCTCAGCCACTTAAATGCTGCCTGATGTGACCTTTAAGTAGACTTACTAAAATGCTGGTATGCCTTCTCTTACCTGTCTACCAACAGCATTGTTATGCAAGTTCATCATCTTCGTGGCTTGTGTTCCAAATTTGCTGGATTTCATTGGGGCATCCACAAAAGCAGATCCCATTTGAAGGCCATAACGCAGGTTGTCACCACATCCTCCCCAACGAAAACTTGGTCCAGGAACTTCTGCAGGGGTGGCACCACAGGAGCATGTAGGTAGCTCCCCTGAGGCGCATGCTCTGGCAATGGTGTGACTTATAGCTGCTGATGCCAGGGCATACACAAAAGCAGACTCTCTAGttccttaaataaaaaaaaataaaaatatatgagtAATGCATCATTGTCAAGAGACATAACACAAGAATTAAAGCTGGAACGGAAGAGTTTCCAATGATTTAGGCAGTCTTGTGGATTTATTGACTTACCTTTGAGCAGGTCTGGggtgaattgtggcgcaagttcaATTGATGAGCAGTTCCATCGCATGTCGGAGAATGCCAGCTGACATGTTATTTTGGTCTGTTTTGCTGCGTTTACCACACTCTGCATAAGTTCAAGGTTTCTCTTACAGAGTTGTGTTTGGTCGGGTACCAATCCTTCAAGTAATCTGCAGTGTTCGCTTTCATTCCAGGCAACCGAGCTGCCATTTACCGTGAGACCACTAGAAGAAAAGAAGAGTGGCGTAAGGACCAATTGTTTGCAAATAACATTTATATTATATGAGAACATAATGATATCCCCCCTTTATCCAACAGCTAGTAAAAGAGAAACATATTTATTATGCTATGACAATAAACATATGAATACAATTCCAGGATGGGGAAGAAAGATAGATCATGGATGAGAGGTCAAAATATTAAACAAGCTGCAGGAAGCgttaacaatataaaaaaaacattaaacacTTGTCAAATCACCTGCCAGACTAGAGCCCCTGCTTCAATGTTTGTTTACATTCCTTGAGGGATGACTTGTGGTACTCGGTAATCACTGGCCTCATGGGTGATGCCATGGATTAAATGTAACCACTGAGGCCAGGTATTGGCTATAAATAAACAAACACTGGCAGGGACCACCAGAGCAGCAGGGAATTTACAGgtgaattaattaattttttttttttgcaatattttttacagcttctttaatttttggaaatccTAGATAGATTTGTTGATTTGGTAAGAATATGCCAATTTTTCACCACTGAACTTAATCAAAATTACTTTTGATTTGCTTTGTATAAACCAATGTTGCTCCTATTGTCCTGGAAGCTGTTATATAACCACATCTAGTTCTCtaaaacagatttttttatttaaaaaaaacctcttgtATTGTTTGGTTTATACATTTTTAGCACTAGAGAAATGGTTGGGGCTGgttaaaaaaaggtgaaaaatgaataaaacaagaATTAATATCAGTGTATTAGAGCAGCCAGTTTTTGCATTGGAGCAACATTTTTACAGACCCAAAATGATTATTAAAAATTTGCTGAAGTTTCAGTGAATTAGTAGAGATATGAGCAAAATCAATATTCAATTCACTGAAACTTCACCaaataaaaatattcattttttatggGACTAACATTCAACAGCAATTTATAATTGGGGAAGTAATGCTTTTTACACATTCATCAATTTTGTATTCCTGAAATGCATCATTGTTGCAGAATAACAAAAATAACAGAATCTAAAATAAGACAAGAAGTCTGTCTAGAACCTGAAGTGTGTTGTTTGAATACAGACAGATAACCAAACTATTCTTCCCAGCAGCATTAATATTAAATATGCAATCCATTTACAATAAATGTCCAACAAGGATTTTCTACTTCCAGATATAATCTGAAAATAATACACTCAGCCCTAGTCACAGTACATAGGAATTATTGAAAGCATCTTTCCCAACCAGATCTTTTTATACTACCACAACATTGAAGTGAATCATGTTCTCTGGTGGTGGGATGCTACATTTTGGTAATATAGTTAACATTTATATGTATTTAACATTTACTatatgagagggggggggggtggaagtgACAACCTGGCAGCACATATTCTGAATAGAGGTTGTCACTTCAGACCAGTACAGGTgactaatattatatatacactataagGGTCCATTGAGCAGAACTTCATCCCtgttaaatacaataaaaagaaggATAAAATTAAGTTCTGGGCAATATTGAGAATTTGCTGCCATGTTGGGCAcccagatgataataataatccatAAAGTCACTGTAAGGAACAGTGAATAGCATCAGTGGCTAGGCAAGACTACATGGAGTATATAGAGGGAAGGTATACTTACAGCCAGTGGATGGCACCACAAGGTCCAAGACAAGAAAGAAGTAAGAAGATCCAGAAATGAAATAAAGCCATCTTAGTGAGTGATAATCCTGGAGCTGTGCCGGCAGGTGAGTGATGTGCAGAGTGTCCTCTCCCGTGAGTACTGCAGTAATGTGAGGAGAGGGGAGCGATCAGCATCCATAGAGCGCCTGTCACTTTATCTCTATGGATCTCCTCTGTCTGCCACAGGACGTCTCCCTCCAGCATTTAAAGctccgatgacgtcactggtCTCGCCCACACCGCCGCATCTGCATATTACAAGCCCTGCCCCGCCCACCTAGGAACAATACAGGGGACGTGATGAAGCTGGGCTCTCAGAGTTTTTTATGTTCCTTGGCTGAGATGTGCATAGTAATTCATAGATAAGTACTGACATACAACCTGTCTTAGTGTTGCCTACCTGCTGGAGTCCTTCCTGAATTCATGGAGATGTATTTTAAGAATCCATTAGATACAGGGCACTGTGAATGTTAATGTAAATGGCATGAAGTTATTATATTAAGTAGAAATTTTTCCAGATTTATTACTAGACTGTGATTGTTGTGTATTGCCGAGTTGTTGCAGCATTGCAATGCATGGCTATGGTGGTGGCAAGTTGTACATTATCATGCATTTACCCAATAGAAGGATCCAGATCCCCAGGTATTTGCATTTTTACACATCCATTTTCTTAGACAAAGGCCCTGATTTTAtagatgtgtgatgtcacacatttcCTTCCCAGGACACATACTAGATCCCTAGCAGGCAGTAGCAGCACTTCCATTAGCATTGACACCTCTGGTCCTCTCACACAGCGGAGGTGTTAACTGCACCCCTCCCATTTCCATGGCTGCTTTGAAAGTAGATTTGAGTCACTTCAGATCTATTTACATGTAAACAACTTTTCTTAACCCCTAGTCAGGGGCCTTGGCTTGTCACAGCCACTGCGTGGACCCCCTGCACCTCGTACCCCTCTATGGCTGTATCACAAGCTCACTGGGTGATAATGGGGTGGTGTGAAGTCCCTTCTCTAACCATTTACCTCTCTTTGCATTTATACATTTTGCTATGATATCCTGTTTTTTGTTAAGTATGCAGAAAAAATCTGAACAACAAGAGTATCAAAATTCTGATAAAGGGCACATCATTAAAATATTAAGATGTATtatagtcatatatatatatatatatatatatatatatatgttttggcATAAACATGACCCCTTCTTCAGGCAGAGCTTATCTTTGTCCCTGACAttgttaatatatatttatttattcaccTACGTGTGAGAACTACCTCTTATATGGACCGTACACATTGCTACCTGCAAACGTTCCAAATCTTGGCTGTGAAAACTGGACATCATATGTTTGTCACAGTTGATTTGCATCCATTTGGCACCCAATCTTTTCACAGATCCTCAGAAAGTATTGCTTATGAGcagttctgactaggacatgtgCCAGTTACAGATCAGTTGCatggccctttaaaaaaaatggccaTGGGCATCGATCCATtgcaaagtattgcatttagtgcagcctTGTGCCATCTGGAAGAAACATGACCAGTTTTTTTAACTGCCCATAGACCACTGATGGCCAAGCTTGCTAGTTGCCAATTTCTTTAGGGCCTGTTAATTGGTCTCCTGACTTAACCCATTACAGAAGATACGATAGTAAAGAGGAATTGCTCTGTTGAATTTTCTTCTAGGGGTCATAAGCCACTCTCACTGGGTTCTGGGTGCCATTTACTTTACACTCCGCATTTACAAGGTGCATAGGCTTAGCCAAGGTATGGGGGTGCTAGACTTGGGTTAGCTGTAGATCACCTAATGATTTTGGGACTGTCCCGCCTTTCTCTATGATGACAGATGCAGGTGGAAAGGAGGATCAATGCCTGATCCTTTTTAGTTCTCACATGATCCCTATGTCAGGTACTCCTGAATATTagggtctctctctctctctctctctcgagaGAGAGAGATGGCTGTCAGCTGATCTAGCGTCATACCAGTAGCTATTTCATGTGTACATCCGGATTAAATAAGGTAATACAGTAATACTAATGAGTAGTATGACTGGGTTGTAATATTTTTTATGgatcatatatacagccacctttgTACCGAATGCTCTAATTTGTAGATATCCCTTGGATAGCAAGTGATAGAATTGGATGGTGTCTACTTTCTGTAGCCCAATAACCCCAATACCCCAATAACTAACCCGGTGATCTGTATTTTTCAATATATTACCAGAAAATGATGACCTTTCATGAACAGGTACAAGGTGAAAAAGATTAGGGGGTCATTCCTGCCACTGAGCCGTCATGTATATTCATAGTACAATATTATATCTGCAGGGTACTTAAAGGTGTCTGCTTTATCCAATAATGTATTGGAAGTCCAAGAACATACAGAAATGCAAAGTGCAGGAGCCAGTGTATGCGTGTGGATTTGATGACTCTTTTGTGGCTTCTGCCTCCAGGAAAGAAGGGACCTGGTACGTCTGGCCTCAATACACAGGCCTATTGTCCATGAAAGCCAGGTGACATCTTGCACTCTACAAAGTAGCATTGGTCTATATAATTAACATAGCATATGCAGCTGCAGATCCCAGGGGCATGGCATTGTTTAACCCTTACATCTTTGCTTAGAAATCCGTCAGGAAACAGTAGCTTTTGTAAACACTTTAATTTGTTTGTTCACTTTCAAATATTTTAGCCATTTCCATGTGCCTGACCTTCTCCAGGTTCCTGGTTTTCTAAGACGTATGGACAGTATCTAATTAAAATGAATGGATCTATTCCAATTAATGATATAAAATTATGGAAAAGCATGATCTGTATATACAATAAAAGTAAAGTTTTCGTTCATTATTAAGTGGTTTAAAACTTGGATCCTCCTTTACCCATTAATTCTCATAATAAAGGGCCCTATTTACAGCCAGTGTTCCTACGATAAATATGCAATATTGGCATAACTTAAAAGAGAAAACTATCATTTTGAATTATTACATGTCTCATAaatcagcaaaggaaataataagCACAGATTTACATGTCTAGTGTAGTAAGGGTAACTGCATCCATATTGTATTACATGCATAGTGACGCTGCATAATACAGAAGAATTGTAGAGTTTGGGATTGATGACAATCCCATATACACATTGCGGGAAAAAAATCTCTAGCATTAACCTACAGCACAAAAAGTGAAATAAGTCTATATTCCTGGCTTTCCCCCTATTTCTTTGATCTGATGAAGACGCTGAAACGTACAACCCTAAAACTAAGACATTTCCGTTACCTTTACCAACTCCTTGTGTTACACGTCTATCTTGCTACCCCATTTTTGACCTTTTTGTTTCCGAATATCTGAAATGTTATTTTTTGCTGTGGATAATGGTACGGAAATCAACCTTTACAATGCAAGGATTGAACTCCGCCTCCTGCCACAGCAAAATCATGGCATTTGGACAGTTGCGCACAAGAAAATTTGGTCCAAAAAACTTGCTCAATGCGCTTGCCGGATTTCCTATACCAAACCTCTATTTACTGGACTGAAGTGGTATACTGAGTTCAGTCCAAAGATACAAGCAAGTCCACTAGTGCACAAAGCGAGTTTCTCAAGCCAAATTTGCTCACCAGAAACCTGCCTCCTACACATCAGAAAGGGGTAAAACGTGCAGCCATTTTGAAATGGGACTGACGTGTGCAGTTACCATTAGAGAGGGATTCAACTCTGTTTTTCGTAGCCATGGAAATCATATCAATAGcaaaactctatggggcagatttacttgcccggcccattcgcgatccagcggcgcgttctctgaacaggattcgggtccggacgggatttatgaaggtagttcctgctgcgctgaaaatcaactgaacgcgccggaatacaccgagctggaccaggtgaaggtaagcgcttcccaagcgacacaattttggtttttaaatgcggcggtttttccgaatacgtcgggtttttgttcggccacgccccccgatttccgttgcgtgcatgccagcgccgatgcgccacaatccgatcgcgtgcgccaaaatcccggggcaattcaggtacaatcggcgcaaatcggaaatattcgggtaacacgtcgggaaaacgcgaatcgggcccttagtaaatgaccccctatatgttttagcagtattattaaaatttcaaGTGGTTTTCCATAGTATACCTGTATTCAATCAAAGTAAGCAGAGCTCTGAACTGCATTTCCTGGCACCACGTACAAGACAGAAAAGGGAGCTGGCTTTTATATACTAATGACCCATGTATACTCGTGTGTGTTCAGCATGTGATGAATAAAATTGGCCATGCACATTCCCAGAACATGCATTTGTATGCATAGTTAAGTGTAAAGATGATTAAAAACAAATAGAAGGGCATAGATATAGAAAGTAAAGCATAATTACCCAGGACCCGTTGCTATAAGGACCCCAAAGGGCCGTTTCACACATAGGAAGGTGCTGGTATTAAAAATGACACATTGCAGTTGTTTCTACTACAAATTTGGAGAGTTTTAGGGTCATGTTATTGGAAGAAGATGAAAGCTCCTATCTCTtttcttgtgatcactttttgatTTTCAAAAAATCAGTTGATTTCAGTAAAAGGGTAGTATAAATATTGGGGTCACCAGTGACAGATATTTGCGTAATTACATTAGAAATGCTTTACggattagcactacagctttgcagcgctggggttctggtTTCAagtccatccaggtcaacatctgcaaagagtttgtatgttctctccgtgtttgtgtgggtttcctccaggtcctacggtttcctcccacactccaaaaaacatactggtagcttgattagattgtgagccccatggggacagggactgatctggctagctctgtgcagcgctgcataatctgtgtgcgctatttaaataaaggaattattattatagtgaatggACCTAAATATTTGGGCATTATATTTGACATAATTAGTTATTGTTTTTGTTAGAACCAAACAATTTTTCTTTTCATTCTAGTGGGCACTATGGTATCTGACATTGTACTTGTGCGGTATAAATGATACATGTTCAGATAAGCAGCCAGCAGACAATAGTGATGGGACTGTTCTGGTAATCACTCAGCAGCTCCTTACGTCCTACACATTCCTCTGATAGCAACACAAGAAGGGTTTACAGGAGCAGCCTCCTGCTGGGAGCTCACGGTGATAATCCTAGCTCAGCAGATGGAACACACATCGGCacatgttttttcatgacacatttttttctctttttagtgTCATTCAGGGTAAATAGTAGACAATGTAAAGTTTGTTTTTCAAATTATATGTTATTGTTTAAAATTTCATAtaaaatgtacaggcagtccccgggttacatacaagatagggtctggaggtttgttcctacgttgaatttgtatgtaagtcggaactgtatatttaataattgtagatccagaaaaaaaaaatttggccccagtgacaattagagcttaaacattttttgttgtaatgggaccaaggattatcaataaagcttgattacagacactttacagctaattattgcaatctggaactatagcaaagcattcagagagcttcaccagaggtcagaggggtctgtctttaacaaggggaccgcctgtgttaaaaaaaaaaattaaatgggttttctatcTTGTCAGTTGTTTTACCACCCATAAGTTTTACTAACTTATTAGGGTCAGATGAATGAAGTGGCTATAGTCCTGGACTGTGTTGACatgcatagttttttttttaatctatcttTAACTTAAAAAATCTCTGGGGAAATACACaaacaatatgtatatttttaaattctATATTATTCCCCTGTGATAGGGACAAATGAGCCTCATTTACAGGCAAAAATAGCCGGCTGAGGATATCTGGATCTGCCATGACATCATTCCAGGTTACCGTGTCAAACACATGAGGTCTTCCTTTATAAAATACATCACGCTCATGCTTTGTTCTAAAGCTCAGTTAATCAGTTCCATTTCAATGAGCCTTAGCCACAATATTAGTCTAGTACTACTATTTCTTATATAGACAATCAGGgcaggctccaggtttcagtaggccccttggtgacAGCGCCccagtgggcctctttgcagtgaactcacatggcggcattgaaTAttgagaaactaaaacagtcacctgttcccaaaaatatgccctagtttatcataccatacggttccctcatggttattttatatacagccccctcataccttatggattcattagatacaaccccttTCACCtcaatggattccttatgtacagccttatgtggccctcCCAGGAGCTCTGGGCGCTGGCACTTACCCAGATATGCCCAGTGCAAGCGCCGGCCCTGTGATCAATTATGCAATTATTTAATAATAGAATGAAGTATTGGCTCTAATATTACTAAAGAGAAGTTCTTTAGGATTAGGATCATTATTAGATCAGTGCAGAACCTACATTTGACACTGTCATGATCAGCATTTAGGTAATTGTTTTAGTCTCTTCATTTGCcaagcacagcactgcacatattatattaatattaataattgtGATACTGCATGTCAGCCTCATTCACTTAGGACTGAGCTACAAGCAAATAATGTAATGGATGGACACAACTGGGAAGTGGATGTGAAATGCTACTTCTTGAGGCTTTAGTAATATAAGATACTATTTACATATAGGTTGTGATGACATTACTAGATTGAAAGACCCCTGAGGCTGtatcttatatattttatttttgagtCTTTTAGATGTTGAAACATACTTCACAATAAGTATTCAGTGTAAACCACTTTGAGAGGGTATTTGTGTTGTTCCATTGAATCAGACATACTGGGGAGAGTACGGAAAGACATTTGCTTTACTTGACAAGAAAAGAAATAGGTTGTGATCCATTCTACTTAGATGAACTTAATGCTAGTCCTATTGTGTTTTATTATATAATGACTTGGGTTGATGAGTGAATTACAGACAAAGTCTGTAAAAGTCACCCTTTGTCTTTTTTAAGACAATAGAATTGAATTTTCCCTTTTATTGTAAGACTGACAAAGTAGATAGAGAATGAAAGAGTAGATATACCTACTGTTgtacagacatgtcatttgttgtATCAGCAATGccattaatatatattatataagttaTTATTGTGGGATAAAAGAACTTCTGTAATGGTGACCTCCCACCCTTGGATGTGATACTGTTAATTTGGTCCAATGCCAAAAAGTCTGGCTGCACAATGGAGACGGGTGACTTCTTCCTAATCCAATATTAACGACAGTTTCAGTCAAATGTGACACAAACATAATTTCCCCTATTGTTCTAATGCTTCCTTGGCTCACAGCTATAAAACTTTGACACATATGAGCTTAACCAAGTGTTCATGTAAGTATGGGGTAGTCGGACACTGCAGGTTTCTGTGTCCTGGGAACATAGGCATAGAGAATATTAAAATCCTTTGCTCCCCACCATCTGCCATCGAGGTAGAGCTAGCTCCCCATGAAAATCATAGAAAAGAACCACTTGTGGTGCAGAACCTTCAGCCCTGCTTCTATCCAGATGAATTATGGATCAAAGTCTTAGCCCTCAGGCACACAAACATATTTTTACACCTGTGCCAGTCATTGTTTTTGGGGGGATAGCTCACATcatcatgtatttctatgggctcatacacatggtctTTTAATTAGTTGTAATTTTTTGGCATGAGTAATGAGAAAATGTTTTGGGCTCTAAAGACCAGCCCCAGCCTCTGCTTACCAAACAAAACCCATACCTGGTCCATGCTTTACTCATCACTTTAGAGTAGAATTAGCAGCCAAAGAAGGATAGGTAAGAAAACTTTTTTGTACTGGCGGAGTGATGAAGGGAACAACATTTTACTTATTTCTCAGTCAGTTCTCATTTAAGAATTGTGCCCCAAATATTTCAACACAACAAATTTATTTCAGCGATTATTAACCAATTAAAGCAGTCGCTAAAATGTTGAGGTATCTGCTTTTCTTTATTGGTAGGCTATTGGTTTTCCAAGTGACAAGCAGGTCCCATAAAGGATATAGCAGCCCGTAACATATTTACATAATAAGCCTATTATTGTGCAATAAAATTCCTTTGTAAACCAGTCTCCAGTGAATCCTGATCTGAGTGCGGCTTTAACATTCACTATTACCTGCATGCTAATTATAGGTGTGATTTACAGACTTTGTCTTTTATCCGAAGGAAGGTTTTTTCCTCTTAGTGATCAAAGTCAAGGCATTTAGAAGTTAGTGATTTGGATTGTGTCCTGCAAATAGTTTCCATCTGGTTACACAGCAATATCTGGAGAAACAAGCGCCCCCATACTCCTTCACATGGAGGTTAGATTCACTTATTACTTCAGTTTGAACTGGTTTTAGCATTAGAAGGTGTGAAGAACTGTGATAAGTGAGTGTGGGTTGTTCATTTTGTGATAGTGCAGAACTTTGGAGGTAGCAATTCTTCTGGAAATGAAGTGCCAAAAACAGACATATGATGTCACAATAAGACACTGTTTCCTGAAACCACTCCAAATGACTGAGAAACAGTTGTAAAACATACCCCAATACAAAGTACAAAAACAGTGCTCCCTGTTTTATAAATGTCCTAAAAAGAAAATGCATTCTGGTTTTATAACAAGGAGCACAGTCTA is drawn from Engystomops pustulosus chromosome 9, aEngPut4.maternal, whole genome shotgun sequence and contains these coding sequences:
- the LOC140077106 gene encoding protein Wnt-11b, which translates into the protein MLIAPLSSHYCSTHGRGHSAHHSPAGTAPGLSLTKMALFHFWIFLLLSCLGPCGAIHWLGLTVNGSSVAWNESEHCRLLEGLVPDQTQLCKRNLELMQSVVNAAKQTKITCQLAFSDMRWNCSSIELAPQFTPDLLKGTRESAFVYALASAAISHTIARACASGELPTCSCGATPAEVPGPSFRWGGCGDNLRYGLQMGSAFVDAPMKSSKFGTQATKMMNLHNNAVGRQVLMDSVETKCKCHGVSGSCSVKTCWKGLQDLPHVADELKSKYLAATKVMHRQMGTRKHLVHKELDIRPVRESELVYLNSSPDYCTRNPKLGSYGTQDRLCNKTSLGSDSCNLMCCGRGYNVYTETIVERCQCKYYWCCYVMCKKCERTVERYVCK